From Gossypium raimondii isolate GPD5lz chromosome 11, ASM2569854v1, whole genome shotgun sequence:
aaccattatttttttgttaattattttttatccgATAAGTTTGGAAGCAGCCATGAAGCTTCCATTGCCCCATAAAATGTGCACGGAAAGGACCTGATTTGGATTAGCCTAGATCATCACTGTCAGAATAACCTTGAAATTTGCTAAAAACAAGtgatgttaattgattaaaaagaaCACAGAAACATTAAAAACTGAAGGTCTGGGCTCTCTCAGTTGCTCATGCCAAATTCATTTTATCAGCGTCAGAtatggtaaaaaaattttagcaattattaGAAACCCATTATgtaatttgtttaatgaatGGGATGTTTTTTTTTCGTAAAAAGTTTGGAACCTTCTAAAGAGATGAAACGGTTAAAAAACCAGTACAGATTCCAGAAGGGGACAATCAGTTGATCATAAAACATGGTATAAACACAGAATGTTTATTgtctgaaaataaataaattattttttaatttgtattcaCTGTTCTTTTTATGGGAAAACAGggctttgaaaaaaaatgaactgTGTCATTGGACCCTGTGGTCGAACGTACAATAGAGAGATTTATAAATATAGACATTAGGAAGTTACTATAGGAGTGAACTCACTATTTCTTCGATTTGAATGCTACTGAATTGATAGCAAAGAGGAAACAGGAAGAGAATTGATTAAGCTTCAAGCCTGtaaaagtttttttcttttgtcataGAATCTCTCTCCCTCTTTGCTAATATAATTCAGGGCATTAGCCAAAAATGGGTGGCATTCAGGTAAACCTGAGAGGCTTGGCAATGGTAGCATGGATTCTCTTTCTGGTTCTTGTTATGAGCGATGTGGGCATTGCTGAGAGACAACTGAAGCACAAAAGGAACCAAGAAAACGAGGAAACACAGGGACTTTTTGTTAGAGTTGCCAACTTCCTCTGGCAAGATGGGAAGTCTGCCTATGAACCCGTCTGGCCGGTGAGTCAGTTAGGCTTGTTTAGCTTTTCTAAACTTTTTTCTGCAATCAATGCATTGGCTTTTGCACCAGCTGATGGTGATTGGAACATTTTAGCTATCTTTTTTATGTCATTCCTGTTTAATGTTTGTTTACTTTGGTATTGAAAGTTGGTCATTGATGGAGCAGGAGATGAAGTTTGGTTGGAAAATAGTTGTAGGATCAATTGTTGGATTCCTTGGTGCAGCGTTGGGTAGTGTCGGTGGCGTTGGCGGTGGTGGGATTTTCGTTCCAATGCTCAGTCTCATAATAGGTTTTGACCCCAAGTCTTCCACAGCCATTTCCAAGTGTGAGTTTCACCATTGCTGATCATGTTATAATCCTGTTTTcctagaaatatttatttttcatggaACATACCATAGATACATGCAAGAATGCATACAAGCATGGCCATAACATAAACATAAGTAACATCGGTTAGCTGGATGCTTTTGGGCTAATCTGATATTTGAAGAATCCTCTGAATGTTTCGTATAATCTGTAGTTATCATGTGTACGGATAACAACGAACTTTTCTTTCGGTTGCAGGTATGATCATGGGTGCAGCTGGATCAACTGTATACTATAACCTGAGACTTAGGCACCCAACACTGGAAATGCCTCTCATAGATTATGACTTGGCATTGTTATTTCAGCCCATGCTTATGCTTGGAATCAGCATTGGAGTTGCCCTTAATGTCATGTTTGCTGATTGGATGGTCACGGTTCTGCTTATCATTCTCTTCATTGGTATTTTCTCTCTTTACAAATTCATATCTCAATAACGTAAGGATCAATAATGAAAGTCCAATGTGCATGAACACAGTTTTCGAACAAATGGAATCAGAaggaatttttttatctatcaGAGCTTTAACAATGTAAACAACTTATCCAATGGGGAAATAGATGGCATTAGGCAGGATCCAGGTTTAAATCTTAGTACATCAAACAAGGAATATGACAATCCAGCTAGGAACATATATTATCTCTTTTCTTTCACAAGTTCGTAATCTTTGTAACAAGGTTTACTTTTCTCTGATATGGGTGCTTATATTTGTCAATGGCAGGTACATCAACGAAAGCCTTATTCAAAGGTATAGACACATGGAAGAAAGAGACAATGATGAAAAAGGTAAAACTTTCcaatttttcttaagttttccATGGATTTCTTCCTTTTGGCATAAAGATTATTAATGGGGATTTTGTGatttctattttcaggaagcTGCCAAGGTGGAATCAGAAGAGTCCAAACCAGCTGGTGAGTGCATAACCAAATTTGAAATGACTTATTGCCATTAAAAGGAAATAGACTAAGATTCAAATGAAAGTTTGTTAATTACATTTAATAGAGGTTTACTGaaagaaaaaattcattttGGTAATTGAAATATTGCAAACGGCTTGTGCTAAACTCGAGAACTGCAGATGGAGCTTCTCAAGATTATAAACCATTACCTAGTGGCCCTGGCAACCAGACAGAAGATGAAGTGAGTTGAAGAACAAGTTTTCATACAAGAAGTAGTACtcttaattttattcataatgTCTTTGTTATTATTGAATATTATTGTGATCATCCAATTCAGGTTCCCCTCCTACAAAACATATACTGGAAAGAGTTATCGTCGCTCGTGTATGTATGGATTGGTTTTCTTATTGTGCAGATCATTAAGGTATGGTAATATGGTCGGTTCTTTCCAAGGTTCCATAtgatcataaatcttttcatggtCCAATATTATCAAAGAACATTTTCATGGTAAGTCATTCATGTGTTTGCTAATTGTCATCCAAATGTTTGTGATTGCAGGAATATCTTCCAACTTGCTCAGTCATGTACTGGATTGTGACCTCCTTGCAGGTAGAAACTAGAAATTCTACATAGAAACTCCCTAGAATCTAGACAGTAGAAGATAATGGATAGATAAAAGTTTAATCAGACTTCAAATATATCTACTGTTTTTTAAGGTTGGTCTCTTGAAGATTTAGCTAATGAGAGAAAGCAAAATCATGTCCAATCCTTTTAATCTGAAAGCAAGAAAGAAACTTGTATCTTAGATAATGGAGATCTAATTAAGGGTTACTTGGGGCTTAAAATCTCTTCAACTAGAGTGTTTCCTTTTTGTCTATAGATACCCATTGCTGCCTCTGTGACAATCTTTGAAGCCATATGCTTATGCAAAGGAACCAGAGTGATTGCATCCAAAGGAAAGGAAATCACAAACTGGAAGATGCATCAGATTCTTCTTTACTGTTCCTGTGGCATAATAGCTGGTATGGTAGGAGGGCTGCTAGGACTAGGAGGTGGCTTCATCTTGGGTCCTTTATTCCTCGAACTGGGGATACCTCCACAGGTATGCTTACCTAGAATTACTTAACCTAAATCATAAACTGAAGAAGCAATGTCTCTCTATCATTATCGAACCGATCACAACCTTTTTGTATCTGTGAGGATCCCACAAATTACCGAGTTTGATGGAACTGATTTGCTTCTGCAGGTAGCTAGTGCAACATCAACGTTTTCTATGGTGTTTTCATCTTCGATGTCAGTTGTACAATATTATCTTCTCGATCGTTTCCCAGTCCCATATGGTACTAAGTTGCAATGACAGTAATTATTTACTATTAGAATCAATTGGTAGCCATTATAGAAACATCTAAACTTTGACTGCTAACTTCATCAGCCTTATGGTTACTTTGTTACATCCCGTGCAGCTGCTTATTTTGTCCTAGTAGCAACAATCGCTGCCATTGCTGGCCAGCATGTGGTCAGAAGGATCATTGCAGTCATCGGAAGAGCATCGATAATAATCTTCATACTAGCTTTGACAATCTTTATCAGCGCAATCAGTTTAGGTAACAACGCACTTTCATGCTTCCTATACCTCTTATAATTATGTTAACTTGAAAAGCAAGTCACTTAAATTTGAACTTCTCAAAATGCTCAGAAGCTCACCACAATTTCCTTAATGTTACAGGTGGAGTTGGAATTGCTGATATGGTAAAAAAGCTAGCGAACAAAGAATATATGGGATTCGAGAACCTTTGCAAGGCTTGAGTTCTGTTTACCCCTATTACAGGTCGAATCTCTCAAGCAGAGATCAGATACATCCAGAGTCAACTATTTGGTCAATTATTTTCACTTGAAAGATTCGGGTTTATATATGTTGCTGAACATTCATTTCTGGTCCATTGTTTGCAAAAACCTCTCCAGCTGAGCTTCTTTCTGTGTTTCCTTTTTTCATCTTCCCAGGCATCTTATTTTACTATGGTTCCTAGTTAAATAGAAACTGTTTATTAGACAAATGTGTAAGAACTAATAACCCTTTTGGCTGAATAACATAAGATGTCAGAGCTTTCAATCTTTGATGAACTTTAAACTGTGATTTAATTTGCTGTTTGTTTTCATGTTTGCATTCAATCTCACATTAAAACCAATATTGGGAAGCGTAGCAAGTACAGAGCAACAATGTGTTTTGCTTGTTTGCGTAATTTTTCAGTTAACAAATACATACTGTCATTGTCCCCTATAAGGGACCATTTCCGTTGGCTCACCTTAAATATGGCTCAAGCTAACGATGATAATGAGGAAAGGAGAAAAAGTAAGAGAATAAAATTAAGTGATGGTAATGGGTGACAAGAAAAGGCATGATTGCTGTTAATTAATGAGCATATGGCCCTCCAACACATGCATTCTAAAGGAATGTTGGGGTTGGGGCTTCTTTCTTGTCTGCTAGTTGGCTATGAACAATGCTGATATTTAATTCTTGTGTCCATCAATTTTATGTGTCTCTGGTTTCATGATAGAACCCCCTTTTGTTTGGTTAGAATATCATTACTTTCCAACTTTTTTTCTGGTTGACCTCCCTAAACTCACTATAGTTAATGGTTGCAAATATCGGCGACCGGACTAACACTGGTTCATGGCATATGGCAGAAAGTATAGTGGCCCTGCAAAGTACCTTTACAAAAGCATGCTATTGGCATGAAGTGTATATTTGGCATGGCAAGAAGAAAGGATgcatgcattttttttaaaaccaagaAAATGATTGTCCGAATCTTTCAGCATTAATGTAGAAAATATTTGTATTGTCCAAAGTCTTGATTAAGTATATAATTTGACAACCATTCATTGAAGATTCAACTAAGCCGAAAGCAAAAGCTAGATCGTGTGCCATTATGGTTTTCCAAATGGGCAAAGGTTCATACTGCATCCCATTTTCCCcctttttagttatttatattttttaactttgaaCTCTGAAGTTGTTTTTAAAGTAACTCAAAATCAAGCTCAAAGGTCATCAgcaatggaaaagaaaaataaaatctatgaCTTCTTTTTCGACTTGTTCTCATACTTTAATTTTAGTAGGCCTCATGAATATGATGACTTGATGCTTCAATTCCATACATGATCCATCTTATAAATCACTCCTCTTTTAAACTTTCCATTAAAGTGGCCAATCCATTATCTAATACTTAGCATATTTCGATGGGTGAAAAATAGAATTACAAAATAAGTatatctataaaaaattaatgtaattttagttgaatggtaaagtataaatactaaaatttatagAGGTATgagatcaaattttattatgtggatttatatttctttttatataaaaagatataaaatgacaaaaacattcttaaaataatataatttactttgtaaagtaaacatatttttattatcataccCTCAGAATAATATAATCGATGAGTATACatgtgattaaaaaaatatgcttTTTTTGGGGCTTAAATCAgattagtaaaaatataaggtAAATTACACTAGTAGTCACgcaattatgaaaagttataaaatggtcactcaattattcaattttttcttttccggTCACCACTCACCGACTATTAAATAGACCTTATCATGAGTCAGATCACCTGCTTAGGCCAAAAGGCTCACCCAAAAAGTGGgagaaattaggtaaaaatatagacctgaaaaatagatttcaacaaaaaataagaTTCGTTTTCCAAACAGCCTGAGCTTTGGGTAAgattttttttgcccaaacggCTCGAAGTTGTCTAAATacttttcactatttttttacTGCTATTTGCTGCttgttttgctaccattttactattatatttctCCATAAAAGTGAACAATTTACatttgaatcaaattcaaattttagagtcaacattataaaaaaaaattacctaaaTATTATCTCGAACCTAAACAGAAAAACGCAACcttcaacaacaaaaaaaaaaaaaaccagaaagTAGTGATAAATGAAAATGTATGATGATTCCTTAAGCACGGTGAAGAAGCCACGTTATTGGCTCCACCCAGGGCGTGGGCAATCATTGAGCTCCTTCTCACAATCACAATCATCTACAATTGAAGCGGAGGATTGAAGGTTTCTACTGCCGCTTACTTCAAGCATGCATATTTATGGACCccaatttctcattttcttcttttttgtgttTGTCAAAAAACTTCTCCTCGAGATTCTCAAACAGATACTATAAGTATATGAATACACCATATCTAAAGTTGgttccaaattttattttcctaataATATGacattctttttgttttggaaGTATATTAGAGTCAACAAACTAAGCTAAGGCTTTCTATCCTTCTCAATGATTGTGGTATTTCCTCAGAAGCGGAAGTTGTAGTTCACATTAGATTTTTCAAGAAACAGTTGACGATGACAGATAGTCTTAAATTCTTATTATAAACCTTAGGCAATAAGCAATATTTAGTCTCAAactagataattttttttaatttagctcTTAAATTTTTGTATCCACATTAATCCTTAAATTTGGATTTCTTCAGATAATTTACTCCTCCTTTCTAACATCATTAATAGGTGATGATGTAGCATTTTGATAAAGTATCACGTCGCCAAttagattatttaaaaatataaaagttattaaacttataacaaaaacataaaattataaaaagaattataggaaatttatacaaatttaaaaatatattaaatattagaaatttataaaaaacaatataGGAAActctataaaattaaatatattaaaaattctaagaaCTTATGAAAgtaattaaaaaccataaaagttattaaaatacatgtctaaaatgaatcTAAACAAGTGTATGTCCAAGTTTATccttcaaaattctaaaaaatctaaacttgaaattttattttgaaactataaaatgtataattgttaaaaaaatcacCTATAATATGAACTCGGACAAATGATTGTCCTGAATTAAATAAGCTTCGACATCTATTTATCGAGATTCATCCTAAACATGCATtctttagtaattttttataaaatttatatttttataaattctacattttaaaaatattcataactttttatgattttctatttttagttttttagattttatatatttaaaaaataaagtgatGGTGCCacatcattattttttaatggtgttaaaAAGGGACAAATTTGTTTGACGAAATTTGAGTTCAATGACTAATGTTGACCAAAGGAAAGTATAGGGACCAAGTTGAGAAAAGttgctaaatttaaaaattaaatgttgcTTTATCCCTACTCATTATGTTAACCTTAAACTCTACCTACTTAAACCTAAACTCTTTATAAAAATTCTCAACTTTAAATGGCTTCCTTGAGATTTCAAGAATGATATAGATCTTCTATTGCGACAACATTGCTAAATTAGGTAGAAACAGATCAAGTGTTTTGTTACCACCAAAATTTGAATTCTGATGTACCAAACACTCAAATCATCCCTAACTTATAAGATGCTTATTTACATATAGTTACTCAAATCAACAAGTTCCTATGATATTAGAGTTTATTGTCGATCTAGGTAAATGATGGAAACCCAAGATCcatacttttcatttttcaggTAGTGGATgtacaataaaaatagaatatgtaGTGTTATTGAAAGGTTATCCAATCGAGAATGGCGTGTTAACAACAGAAGTTCATTCTTGATGAATGCATACCTATTTGCATTGTTAGGCACATTTACCAAGAAAAAAGATATTGAAGGCGTGCGGGTGAACATGGCATGGTTGTAGGGGACATTCAAGGTTTTgtcgaataatttgaatttggaACATGCACTCACAAGTTAAAACTCTTATTCTCTAAATGATCAGAGGACTGTTGATTCCAAACAAGTTAGGAAATAATGTTCATTGCATATATATCCCACTGATAGTGTGGGGTGTGCCTCATATTTATCAAA
This genomic window contains:
- the LOC105803807 gene encoding sulfite exporter TauE/SafE family protein 3, producing the protein MGGIQVNLRGLAMVAWILFLVLVMSDVGIAERQLKHKRNQENEETQGLFVRVANFLWQDGKSAYEPVWPEMKFGWKIVVGSIVGFLGAALGSVGGVGGGGIFVPMLSLIIGFDPKSSTAISKCMIMGAAGSTVYYNLRLRHPTLEMPLIDYDLALLFQPMLMLGISIGVALNVMFADWMVTVLLIILFIGTSTKALFKGIDTWKKETMMKKEAAKVESEESKPADGASQDYKPLPSGPGNQTEDEVPLLQNIYWKELSSLVYVWIGFLIVQIIKEYLPTCSVMYWIVTSLQIPIAASVTIFEAICLCKGTRVIASKGKEITNWKMHQILLYCSCGIIAGMVGGLLGLGGGFILGPLFLELGIPPQVASATSTFSMVFSSSMSVVQYYLLDRFPVPYAAYFVLVATIAAIAGQHVVRRIIAVIGRASIIIFILALTIFISAISLGGVGIADMVKKLANKEYMGFENLCKA